In Streptomyces sp. DG2A-72, one genomic interval encodes:
- a CDS encoding GNAT family N-acetyltransferase, whose amino-acid sequence MHIRRVPFDHPDAVKLDDEVQAEYHERYGDGGDATSLAPSDFEPPNGVYLIAYDDQDRPVATGGWRSQDANAEGNQDGDAELKRMYVVAEMRGRGLARRMLTALEDDARAAGRVRMVLETGLQQPEAIGLYTSSGYEPCEKFGYYRLYESSRCFAKQLNS is encoded by the coding sequence ATGCATATACGTCGCGTCCCGTTCGACCACCCCGACGCCGTCAAGCTCGACGACGAGGTCCAGGCCGAGTACCACGAGCGCTACGGCGACGGCGGCGACGCCACCTCCCTCGCCCCGTCCGACTTCGAGCCGCCGAACGGCGTGTACCTCATCGCGTACGACGACCAGGACCGCCCCGTGGCCACCGGCGGCTGGCGCAGCCAGGACGCGAACGCCGAGGGCAACCAGGACGGGGACGCGGAGCTCAAGCGGATGTACGTCGTCGCGGAGATGCGCGGGCGAGGGCTGGCGCGGCGCATGCTCACCGCCCTCGAGGACGACGCGCGTGCGGCGGGCCGTGTGCGCATGGTCCTGGAGACCGGGCTCCAGCAGCCGGAGGCGATAGGCCTGTACACGTCCAGCGGCTATGAGCCGTGCGAGAAGTTCGGTTACTACCGCCTCTACGAGTCCAGCCGCTGCTTTGCGAAGCAGCTCAACTCCTGA
- a CDS encoding response regulator transcription factor — translation MPSEPPRTRTLRIVLAEDSVLLREGLTGLLTRFGHEVVAAVGDADALRAAVAEHEPDVVVTDVRMPPGFQDEGLHAAVQLREERPGLPVLVLSQYVQRAYAAELLDSGDGSGVGYLLKDRVGQVEEFVDALAEVASGGTVVDPEVVRQLLRRRRDPLARLTPREREVLALIAEGRSNGAIAKALVVSEAAVGKHIGSILTKLDLPPADDVHRRVLAVLAFLRS, via the coding sequence TTGCCGTCCGAGCCGCCCCGCACGAGAACCCTCCGCATAGTCCTCGCCGAGGACAGCGTGCTGCTGCGCGAAGGGCTGACCGGGCTGCTCACCCGCTTCGGGCACGAGGTGGTCGCCGCCGTCGGCGACGCGGACGCCCTGCGGGCGGCGGTCGCCGAACACGAACCCGACGTCGTCGTCACGGACGTACGGATGCCGCCCGGCTTCCAGGACGAGGGTCTGCACGCGGCCGTCCAACTGCGCGAGGAGCGGCCCGGGTTGCCGGTGCTGGTGCTCAGCCAGTACGTGCAGCGGGCCTATGCGGCCGAACTGCTCGACTCCGGCGACGGATCCGGCGTCGGCTATCTGCTCAAGGACCGGGTGGGCCAGGTCGAGGAGTTCGTGGACGCGCTCGCCGAGGTGGCGTCCGGCGGCACGGTCGTCGACCCGGAAGTCGTACGACAACTGCTGCGCCGGCGCCGGGATCCGCTCGCCCGTCTCACCCCGCGCGAGCGGGAGGTGCTGGCGCTGATCGCCGAGGGCCGCTCCAACGGCGCGATCGCCAAGGCGCTGGTGGTGTCCGAGGCGGCCGTCGGCAAGCACATCGGCTCCATCCTCACCAAGCTGGACCTGCCGCCGGCCGACGACGTCCACCGGCGGGTCCTGGCGGTCCTCGCCTTCCTCAGGAGTTGA
- a CDS encoding sensor histidine kinase, which yields MRNIWRALGSRGYLLSPWPWRAVAYLASGAVCGAVVLVVIVSGVVVGAALSVVVVGLPLLLLTALAGIPVAGVERWRLRIAGQQVAAGQHRVPAVPGLRAWLSTRLKEAATWRELAYAVLFGLVLWPLDALAVVLLAGVPLSMACAPLVVAVDGEAKVVKLWTVDSWPGAFGVAVLGLVLLAPGAYALGCAAGARAELARALLTTKAEDSERVTELVRSRVRLVDAFEAERRRIERDLHDGAQQRLVALTLTLGLARLDAPPGPLADQLAKAHADADGALAELRELIHGIHPKVLADYGLEAALTDAADRSPVPVDLDLDLPGRLPRPVETAAYFVAREALANVAKHSGAQTAGIHGRYDGGRLVLRIEDDGCGGADMSQGTGLTGLADRVSVLDGRLTLSSPPGGPTLLRMEIPCRPSRPAREPSA from the coding sequence ATGCGAAACATCTGGCGGGCGCTGGGCAGCCGCGGGTACCTGCTGTCCCCGTGGCCCTGGCGGGCCGTTGCCTATCTGGCGAGCGGGGCGGTGTGCGGGGCGGTCGTCCTGGTGGTGATCGTCAGTGGGGTGGTGGTCGGGGCCGCCCTGTCCGTCGTGGTCGTCGGGCTGCCGCTGCTGCTGCTCACCGCGCTGGCCGGGATACCCGTGGCGGGCGTGGAGCGGTGGCGGCTGCGGATCGCCGGGCAGCAGGTGGCCGCCGGTCAGCATCGGGTGCCTGCCGTGCCGGGGCTGCGGGCGTGGCTGTCGACGCGGCTCAAGGAAGCGGCGACCTGGCGGGAGCTGGCGTACGCCGTGCTGTTCGGGCTGGTGCTGTGGCCGCTGGACGCGCTGGCCGTCGTACTCTTGGCGGGCGTTCCGCTGTCCATGGCCTGCGCACCCCTGGTCGTCGCCGTCGACGGCGAGGCGAAGGTGGTCAAGTTGTGGACCGTCGACAGCTGGCCCGGCGCCTTCGGGGTCGCCGTGCTCGGGCTGGTGCTCCTCGCGCCCGGCGCGTACGCCCTCGGGTGCGCCGCCGGGGCGCGCGCCGAGCTGGCGCGTGCGCTGCTCACCACGAAGGCCGAGGACAGCGAACGGGTCACCGAACTGGTCCGCTCCCGCGTGCGGTTGGTGGATGCCTTCGAGGCGGAGCGCCGCCGTATCGAACGCGATCTGCACGACGGAGCCCAACAGCGCCTCGTCGCCCTCACCCTGACCCTGGGCCTCGCCCGCCTCGACGCGCCGCCGGGCCCGCTCGCCGACCAGCTCGCCAAGGCCCACGCGGACGCCGACGGAGCGCTCGCCGAACTGCGGGAGCTGATCCACGGCATCCACCCGAAAGTCCTCGCCGACTACGGCCTCGAAGCCGCCCTCACCGACGCGGCCGACCGCAGCCCGGTGCCGGTGGACCTGGACCTCGACCTGCCCGGCCGACTGCCCCGGCCCGTCGAGACAGCCGCGTACTTCGTCGCCCGCGAGGCCCTCGCCAATGTCGCCAAGCACAGCGGGGCGCAGACGGCCGGGATACACGGGCGGTACGACGGCGGGCGCCTGGTGCTCCGTATCGAGGACGACGGATGCGGCGGAGCCGATATGTCACAGGGCACCGGACTCACCGGCCTCGCCGACCGGGTGTCGGTCCTCGATGGCAGACTCACCCTGTCCAGCCCGCCGGGCGGACCGACCCTGCTGCGCATGGAGATTCCTTGCCGTCCGAGCCGCCCCGCACGAGAACCCTCCGCATAG
- a CDS encoding ABC transporter ATP-binding protein, whose translation MRPNAIELRDISRQYGGGDGGVTALNRVSLAFPPGTFTAVMGPSGSGKSTLLQCAAGLDRPTSGSVRIGDTELTGLSERRLTLLRRQRIGFVFQSFNLLPSLTAEQNVALPLRLAGRRVARAAVREALHRVGLGDRARHRPSELSGGQQQRVAIARALITRPEVLFGDEPTGALDTRTGREVLDLLRGLVDAEGRTVVMVTHDPVAASYADRVVFLVDGRVHGELCGASKGKIAAHMTELEALPC comes from the coding sequence ATGAGACCCAACGCGATCGAATTGCGGGACATCAGCAGGCAGTACGGTGGCGGCGACGGCGGGGTGACGGCGCTGAACCGGGTCTCGCTGGCGTTCCCGCCGGGCACCTTCACCGCCGTCATGGGCCCGTCGGGGTCGGGCAAGTCGACGCTGTTGCAGTGCGCGGCCGGGCTCGACCGGCCCACGTCCGGCTCGGTCAGGATCGGCGACACGGAGCTGACCGGGCTGAGCGAGCGCAGGCTGACCTTGCTCCGCCGGCAGCGGATCGGCTTCGTGTTCCAGTCGTTCAACCTGCTGCCGTCCCTCACCGCCGAGCAGAACGTGGCCCTGCCCCTGCGCCTGGCCGGACGGCGCGTGGCCAGGGCCGCGGTGCGCGAGGCGCTCCACCGGGTCGGCCTCGGCGACCGGGCCCGGCATCGGCCCTCGGAGCTGTCCGGCGGGCAGCAGCAGCGCGTCGCCATCGCCCGCGCCCTGATCACCCGCCCCGAGGTCCTCTTCGGCGACGAGCCGACGGGCGCCCTGGACACGCGGACCGGGCGGGAGGTGCTGGATCTGCTGCGCGGCCTGGTCGACGCCGAGGGCCGCACGGTGGTGATGGTGACCCACGATCCGGTGGCCGCGTCGTATGCGGACCGGGTGGTCTTCCTGGTGGACGGGCGTGTGCACGGGGAGCTGTGCGGGGCGTCGAAGGGGAAGATCGCCGCGCACATGACGGAGCTGGAGGCCCTGCCGTGCTGA
- a CDS encoding ABC transporter permease, giving the protein MLTTTLHALRTRWTTFAGSFVALSLGVALMTVMGLTLASSLDAPGQPPERFAAAPVVVQGQDTLRVGDRTQKLAQPRPVPAQTVAALRTLGKVTEDCAFAVRAERAPGDLVGHPWSTAAFAPYELSAGRAPRAADEVVATDDWTAVGQKLRTDHGTVRVVGTVRARGFEDALFYPDARAAALSPPVMRLVVDAQASEVRRLVAPGVRVLTGDERRLADADPDRDAEALTALNALFGTAGGVTAFVSVFVVASTFAFAVAQRRREFGLLRMVGATPGRLRRMVVAEALTVGALASTAGCVLGAYGAPHLAGLVVDGGLAPAWFTIGDHSWPYHLAFWTGLSAALCGSVAASWRAGRTGPTQALREASVDSGASGMRPWGRLLCGTALLVTAAVTLVLALLTEPGDLLHRKTYISRPMLLITAVALLSPVLVGPLTRLIVRLPGAIGLLVRENAAAGVGRTAAVAAPVLVTVALTGSLLGATATLNEARATEAREQTAADFVVTSRVGSGVESGMTPLDAATVRRLREVPGAEVSPVASSAVYVLEDGVALIKSEAHAVDPHRLAATARLPLTDGRVTDLDDDSIIVNEEWSRHRVGEHVTVWLGDGTRRSLRIAGVMPVGTGDNGVYITAANAPGAVVERVDVRVREGADRAGVVRALRQAVGLREAVGGRGHAAHADVVTSDKWLRTAFPTTGFADTDRTTRLGILLVLGIALLYTGISLANTQIMAASDRARELTALRLAGATRTQVLRLVAAEALTVVVIGALLGLLVTVLNLLGMWGALTLQSVWSPIRLPWAELGAATGACALLAVASAVLPTAVALRLRT; this is encoded by the coding sequence GTGCTGACCACCACCCTGCACGCGCTGCGCACCCGCTGGACCACCTTCGCCGGCAGCTTCGTCGCGCTCTCGCTCGGCGTCGCGCTGATGACGGTCATGGGGCTGACCCTGGCCTCCTCCCTGGACGCGCCCGGGCAACCGCCGGAACGGTTCGCCGCGGCCCCGGTCGTGGTGCAGGGCCAGGACACCCTGCGCGTCGGCGACCGCACCCAGAAGCTGGCGCAGCCACGTCCAGTCCCCGCGCAGACGGTCGCCGCGCTGCGCACCCTCGGCAAGGTCACCGAGGACTGCGCGTTCGCCGTACGAGCGGAGCGCGCGCCCGGTGATCTGGTGGGTCACCCGTGGTCGACGGCCGCCTTCGCCCCGTACGAACTGAGCGCGGGCCGTGCGCCCCGGGCCGCGGACGAGGTGGTGGCGACCGACGACTGGACCGCCGTAGGGCAGAAGCTGCGCACGGACCACGGGACGGTGCGGGTGGTCGGGACGGTGCGTGCACGTGGCTTCGAGGACGCACTGTTCTACCCGGATGCCCGGGCCGCCGCGCTGTCTCCGCCGGTCATGCGACTCGTCGTGGACGCGCAGGCGTCGGAGGTACGACGGCTGGTGGCTCCCGGCGTGCGCGTCCTCACCGGGGACGAACGGCGGCTGGCGGACGCCGATCCCGACCGTGACGCCGAGGCGCTCACCGCGCTGAACGCCCTGTTCGGCACGGCGGGCGGCGTCACCGCGTTCGTGTCGGTGTTCGTCGTGGCGTCCACGTTCGCCTTCGCGGTCGCCCAGCGGCGCCGCGAGTTCGGGCTGCTGCGCATGGTGGGGGCCACTCCGGGCCGGCTGCGCCGCATGGTCGTCGCGGAGGCGCTGACGGTCGGCGCGCTCGCGTCGACGGCGGGCTGCGTGCTGGGGGCGTACGGCGCCCCGCACCTCGCCGGCCTGGTCGTCGACGGCGGCCTCGCACCGGCCTGGTTCACGATCGGCGACCACAGCTGGCCGTACCATCTGGCGTTCTGGACGGGCCTGTCGGCCGCCCTGTGCGGGTCGGTCGCCGCGTCCTGGCGGGCCGGGCGAACCGGTCCGACGCAGGCGCTGCGGGAGGCGTCGGTGGACAGCGGGGCGAGCGGGATGCGCCCATGGGGCCGTCTCCTGTGCGGGACAGCCCTGCTGGTCACGGCCGCCGTGACCCTGGTCCTGGCGCTGCTGACCGAGCCGGGCGACCTACTGCACCGCAAGACGTACATCAGCCGCCCGATGCTCCTGATCACCGCGGTCGCCCTGCTGTCCCCGGTGCTGGTGGGTCCGCTGACCCGGCTGATCGTCCGGCTGCCCGGCGCGATCGGCCTGCTGGTCCGGGAGAACGCCGCGGCCGGCGTCGGACGTACGGCCGCCGTGGCCGCCCCGGTTCTGGTCACGGTCGCTCTCACGGGCTCCCTGCTGGGCGCCACGGCGACCTTGAACGAGGCACGGGCGACCGAGGCACGGGAGCAGACCGCCGCGGACTTCGTGGTGACGTCCCGGGTGGGGTCTGGGGTGGAGTCTGGGATGACGCCTTTGGACGCGGCGACCGTGCGGCGACTTCGGGAGGTGCCCGGGGCCGAGGTGTCTCCGGTCGCGTCGAGCGCGGTGTACGTCCTCGAGGACGGCGTCGCCCTCATCAAGTCCGAGGCCCACGCCGTCGATCCACACCGACTCGCCGCCACCGCACGCCTGCCGCTCACCGACGGCCGCGTCACCGACCTCGACGACGACTCGATCATCGTCAACGAGGAGTGGTCCCGGCACCGGGTCGGCGAGCACGTGACGGTCTGGCTCGGCGACGGCACCCGACGGTCCCTGCGGATCGCCGGGGTGATGCCGGTGGGAACCGGGGACAACGGGGTGTACATCACGGCGGCGAACGCGCCGGGGGCGGTGGTGGAACGGGTGGATGTGCGGGTGCGGGAGGGGGCGGACAGGGCGGGTGTGGTGAGGGCGTTGCGGCAGGCGGTGGGGTTGCGGGAGGCAGTGGGCGGCCGAGGGCATGCGGCGCACGCTGACGTCGTCACCTCCGACAAGTGGCTCCGGACGGCCTTCCCCACGACCGGCTTCGCCGACACCGACCGAACGACCCGCCTCGGCATCCTGCTCGTCCTCGGCATCGCCCTCCTCTACACCGGCATCTCCCTCGCCAACACCCAGATCATGGCGGCCTCCGACCGCGCACGAGAGCTGACAGCACTACGCCTGGCCGGCGCCACCCGCACCCAGGTGCTGCGCCTGGTCGCCGCCGAAGCCCTGACCGTCGTAGTGATCGGCGCTCTCCTGGGCCTCCTGGTGACCGTCCTCAACCTCCTCGGCATGTGGGGCGCCCTCACCCTGCAGTCCGTGTGGTCACCGATCCGACTCCCCTGGGCGGAACTCGGCGCGGCAACGGGCGCGTGCGCGCTGCTGGCTGTGGCATCCGCGGTGCTCCCGACCGCGGTGGCACTGCGCCTGCGCACATAA
- a CDS encoding bifunctional 5,10-methylenetetrahydrofolate dehydrogenase/5,10-methenyltetrahydrofolate cyclohydrolase, with amino-acid sequence MPPTQMAQLMDGTGLARRITAQTAAKAAEISRRAGVAPCLATVLVGEDPASVTYVRMKRTRCAKAGIHSRHIPLPATTTTAELIDTLAALSSDPEVHGILLQHPAGPHIDERAAFEAIAPEKDVDGVTMHSFAAMSFGLPGFQSCTPGGILRLLDEYDIEIAGKHAVVVGRSAILGKPVGMLLLARDATVTYCHSRTTGLPALVREADIVVAAVGRPRLIRGEDVKPGAVVIDAGYNPGNVGDVDFDTARTRARLITPVPGGVGPMTIAVLLAQTVDAAARQLGVPGH; translated from the coding sequence ATGCCCCCGACCCAGATGGCCCAGCTCATGGACGGCACCGGCCTCGCCCGCCGCATCACCGCACAAACCGCCGCCAAGGCAGCGGAGATCTCACGGCGCGCAGGTGTCGCACCATGCCTGGCGACAGTGCTGGTGGGCGAAGACCCCGCGTCGGTCACGTACGTCCGCATGAAGCGCACCCGCTGTGCGAAGGCCGGCATCCACTCCCGTCACATCCCACTGCCCGCCACCACCACGACCGCCGAACTCATCGACACACTCGCCGCCCTCTCCAGCGACCCCGAGGTGCACGGCATCCTGCTGCAGCACCCGGCCGGCCCGCACATCGACGAACGGGCGGCGTTCGAGGCCATCGCTCCGGAGAAGGACGTCGACGGCGTCACCATGCACTCCTTCGCCGCCATGAGCTTTGGACTGCCCGGCTTCCAGTCGTGCACACCCGGCGGGATCCTGCGACTCCTGGACGAATACGACATCGAAATAGCCGGCAAGCACGCCGTGGTCGTCGGCCGCAGCGCCATCCTCGGCAAGCCCGTGGGGATGCTCCTGCTCGCACGCGACGCCACGGTGACGTACTGCCACTCCCGCACCACTGGCCTGCCCGCGCTCGTCCGGGAAGCGGACATCGTCGTGGCGGCCGTGGGACGGCCCCGGCTGATCCGCGGCGAGGACGTCAAACCGGGCGCGGTGGTGATCGATGCCGGGTACAACCCGGGCAACGTCGGCGACGTCGACTTCGACACCGCCCGCACCCGCGCCCGCCTGATCACTCCCGTCCCCGGCGGCGTCGGGCCGATGACCATCGCAGTCCTGCTCGCGCAGACCGTGGACGCCGCCGCGCGTCAGCTCGGAGTCCCGGGACACTGA
- the glpR gene encoding gephyrin-like molybdotransferase receptor GlpR, whose protein sequence is MSSSGLIYAVIVGAWAAYLVPMWLRRQDELNEARPTERFSTAIRLLSGRAAMERRYAKDLRARSADEGEPSADDPGAVTDSVDVRAFAMPPARPQARAAVQPPAQGRSEPAREQAPAPEPKSTHASTPEAKPAPEPAVASTRKRVPAARRTPDAEAAEARARRSKVLARRRRTTVVLFLAFTLGAIVAAVGGLAFLWAPGVPAVMLSAYIVYLRAQERRRFAYQMDRRRAEAAAQRLRERSRQPRRRTSAEAGAGTETDEHDERPKPEQDAGLSALAADRRALVEQTDHAEWVDQQRERQRRPGQGDSWDPVPVPLPTYVTAPVAPRATADVDLGAPDAWSSARSSSVARDGEAGAGTRERGDSADSAAVREAAEHDETGARADDREEGGGRSDARRAASARRARERGRTPLFDQYEDGDRPRAANE, encoded by the coding sequence GTGAGCAGCAGCGGCCTCATCTACGCAGTCATTGTCGGGGCCTGGGCCGCCTACTTGGTGCCGATGTGGCTCCGTAGGCAGGACGAGCTGAACGAGGCCCGTCCGACGGAACGCTTCAGCACCGCCATCCGGCTGCTGTCCGGACGGGCGGCGATGGAGCGCCGATACGCCAAGGACCTGCGGGCGCGCTCCGCCGACGAGGGGGAGCCCAGCGCCGACGACCCGGGCGCGGTCACCGATTCGGTGGACGTCCGGGCCTTCGCCATGCCCCCGGCCCGCCCGCAGGCGCGCGCGGCGGTTCAACCGCCGGCCCAAGGGCGCTCGGAACCGGCGCGCGAGCAGGCGCCCGCGCCTGAGCCCAAATCCACGCACGCATCAACGCCGGAAGCCAAGCCCGCGCCCGAACCCGCCGTCGCGTCGACGCGCAAGCGGGTGCCTGCCGCCCGGCGCACCCCCGACGCGGAGGCGGCCGAAGCACGGGCTCGGCGCTCGAAGGTCCTCGCGCGCCGCCGGCGCACCACGGTGGTCCTCTTCCTCGCCTTCACCCTCGGCGCGATCGTCGCCGCGGTCGGCGGGCTCGCGTTCCTCTGGGCGCCCGGCGTGCCCGCCGTGATGCTCAGCGCGTACATCGTGTACCTCCGCGCCCAGGAACGCCGTCGCTTCGCCTATCAGATGGACCGGCGCCGAGCCGAGGCCGCGGCGCAGCGGCTGCGCGAGCGCAGCCGCCAGCCGCGTCGGCGTACTTCCGCCGAAGCCGGCGCGGGCACGGAAACCGACGAGCACGACGAAAGGCCCAAGCCGGAGCAGGACGCCGGCCTCTCGGCCCTCGCCGCCGACCGCCGCGCCCTCGTCGAGCAGACCGACCACGCCGAGTGGGTCGACCAGCAGCGCGAGCGGCAACGGCGGCCGGGCCAGGGCGACAGCTGGGACCCGGTACCGGTGCCGCTGCCCACCTATGTGACAGCGCCGGTGGCCCCGCGAGCCACCGCCGACGTGGACCTCGGCGCACCGGACGCATGGAGCTCCGCACGCTCCAGCTCGGTCGCCCGGGACGGCGAGGCCGGAGCCGGGACGCGGGAGCGTGGCGACAGCGCCGACTCCGCCGCCGTACGCGAGGCCGCCGAGCACGACGAGACGGGCGCCCGCGCGGACGACAGGGAAGAGGGAGGCGGCCGCAGCGACGCCCGCCGCGCCGCTTCCGCCCGCCGGGCGCGGGAGCGGGGGCGCACGCCGCTGTTCGACCAGTACGAGGACGGGGACCGGCCGCGCGCGGCGAACGAGTAG
- a CDS encoding GNAT family N-acetyltransferase has product MLVDGDVVLRPIKLRDQRAWREVNRRNRDWLRPWEATIPPPTPSGPMAHRPTYRQMVRHLRSEANAGRMLPFVIEYQGRLVGQLTVAGITWGSMCSGHIGYWVDEAVAGRGVMPTAVALVVDHCFRTVGLHRIEVCIRPENGPSRRVVEKLGFREEGLRPRYLHIDGAWRDHLVFALTAEEVPEGLLSRWRRSRSQKAPRTNPQNTQGNPA; this is encoded by the coding sequence GTGCTGGTGGACGGCGATGTCGTCCTCCGGCCGATAAAGCTGCGCGACCAGCGCGCCTGGCGTGAGGTCAACCGGCGCAACCGCGACTGGCTGCGGCCCTGGGAGGCGACGATCCCGCCGCCCACGCCGAGCGGGCCGATGGCGCACCGGCCGACCTACCGCCAGATGGTGCGCCATCTGCGGTCCGAGGCGAACGCGGGCCGGATGCTGCCGTTCGTGATCGAGTACCAGGGGCGGCTGGTGGGGCAGTTGACGGTCGCCGGGATCACTTGGGGTTCGATGTGCTCGGGGCACATCGGCTACTGGGTGGACGAGGCCGTGGCCGGACGAGGGGTGATGCCGACGGCTGTGGCGCTTGTCGTGGACCACTGTTTCCGCACCGTTGGTCTGCACCGCATCGAGGTCTGCATTCGCCCCGAGAACGGGCCCAGCCGCCGGGTCGTGGAGAAACTCGGATTCCGCGAGGAGGGGCTGCGTCCGCGTTATCTGCACATCGACGGAGCCTGGCGCGACCACCTCGTCTTCGCGCTCACCGCGGAAGAGGTGCCCGAAGGGCTGCTGAGCCGCTGGCGCCGGTCGCGCTCGCAGAAAGCGCCGCGTACGAACCCGCAGAACACCCAGGGGAATCCCGCCTAG
- a CDS encoding molybdenum cofactor biosynthesis protein B: protein MTYRALVVTASNRAAAGVYEDKGGPLIAEGLKGFGFAVDGPQVVPDGDPVEAALRAGVDAGYDAIVTTGGTGISPTDRTPEATRRVIDHEVPGIAEAIRGFGREKVPTAALSRGLAGVAGRTLIVNLPGSTGGVKDGLAVLEPLLAHAVDQIRGGDHPRPGAGSGGAS from the coding sequence ATGACGTATCGCGCTCTTGTGGTCACCGCCTCCAACAGGGCAGCCGCCGGGGTCTACGAGGACAAGGGCGGTCCGCTGATCGCCGAGGGCCTCAAGGGCTTCGGCTTCGCGGTCGACGGCCCGCAGGTCGTCCCCGACGGCGACCCCGTGGAGGCCGCTCTGCGCGCGGGCGTCGATGCGGGCTATGACGCCATCGTCACCACCGGCGGCACCGGCATCTCGCCCACCGACCGCACACCCGAGGCGACCCGCAGGGTGATCGACCACGAGGTGCCGGGCATCGCGGAGGCCATCCGCGGGTTCGGACGGGAGAAGGTGCCTACGGCGGCGCTCTCCCGCGGTCTGGCCGGGGTGGCGGGGCGGACGCTGATCGTGAATCTGCCCGGATCCACCGGCGGGGTGAAGGACGGACTGGCTGTCCTGGAACCCCTTTTGGCACACGCCGTCGACCAGATCCGCGGCGGGGACCACCCCAGACCCGGCGCCGGTAGCGGGGGTGCGAGCTGA
- the moaC gene encoding cyclic pyranopterin monophosphate synthase MoaC, with amino-acid sequence MVDVSGKDVTARTARASGRVLVSPRVVELLRGEGVPKGDALATARIAGIMGAKRTPDLIPLCHPLSVSGVKLDLSVADDAVEILATVKTTDRTGVEMEALTAVSVAALTVIDMVKAVDKGAVITDVRVEEKTGGKSGDWSRA; translated from the coding sequence ATGGTCGACGTGTCCGGGAAGGACGTGACCGCGCGCACCGCCCGTGCCAGCGGCCGCGTCCTCGTCTCACCCCGCGTGGTCGAGCTGCTGCGCGGCGAGGGAGTTCCCAAGGGGGACGCCCTGGCCACCGCGCGAATCGCGGGCATCATGGGCGCCAAGCGCACGCCGGATCTGATCCCGCTGTGCCACCCGTTGTCGGTGTCGGGTGTGAAACTGGATCTGTCGGTCGCGGACGACGCCGTGGAGATCCTGGCCACCGTGAAGACGACGGACCGCACGGGCGTCGAGATGGAGGCGCTCACCGCGGTCTCCGTCGCCGCGCTCACCGTGATCGACATGGTCAAGGCGGTCGACAAGGGAGCGGTCATCACGGACGTGCGGGTGGAGGAGAAGACGGGCGGCAAGTCGGGCGACTGGAGCCGAGCATGA